From one Phaeodactylum tricornutum CCAP 1055/1 chromosome 16, whole genome shotgun sequence genomic stretch:
- a CDS encoding predicted protein: MPVVQKNAAAFWLLLTSGVWSLQSVPAVEKWAVPMRREPPKYTQPQWCFNSDPIYQAFKRGEVPLVCFKNVLSKVLLESLRSDATALRSAGFGATAGIAQAADGISDEVRRNVHQVWLQSPGQRPQEAFCGDIDARKKLLSFVSELRLDLAALPKYESLVPGGIELSYLLYEPGSFYKRHIDSPKVRDREGNVMVDKRAVSMILYLGDAHENRDWDISIDGGALRIYGNENVKCRQAQEKGEGRLQLDDYLDIVPERGTMVLFESEQVAHEVRPTERDRICVAGWFRHRSC, translated from the coding sequence ATGCCGGTAGTGCAAAAAAATGCTGCTGCCTTCTGGTTGCTTTTGACCTCCGGTGTCTGGAGTCTGCAAAGTGTTCCAGCTGTAGAAAAATGGGCCGTTCCTATGAGACGAGAGCCACCAAAATACACTCAGCCCCAATGGTGTTTCAATTCTGATCCAATTTATCAAGCTTTTAAGAGAGGAGAGGTACCCTTGGTTTGCTTTAAAAACGTGCTTTCAAAAGTTCTGTTGGAGTCACTACGATCTGATGCTACAGCGTTACGATCCGCAGGGTTTGGAGCAACTGCTGGAATCGCTCAAGCTGCCGACGGTATTTCAGATGAGGTACGACGCAACGTGCATCAAGTTTGGTTGCAGTCGCCCGGGCAGCGTCCTCAAGAAGCCTTTTGTGGAGATATTGATGCACGAAAAAAACTTTTGTCTTTTGTTTCTGAGCTTAGGCTTGACTTGGCAGCCTTGCCGAAATACGAGAGTTTGGTGCCGGGGGGGATCGAACTCAGCTACCTTCTCTATGAGCCGGGCTCCTTTTACAAACGACACATTGATTCGCCAAAAGTTAGAGATAGAGAGGGAAATGTAATGGTAGACAAACGAGCTGTTAGCATGATTTTATACCTTGGCGACGCTCACGAGAACCGAGATTGGGACATCTCAATAGATGGTGGTGCCTTACGAATCTACGGTAACGAAAATGTTAAATGCAGACAAGCACAAGAGAAAGGTGAGGgacgtttacagttagacgACTATCTCGACATTGTGCCGGAGCGTGGAACGATGGTGTTGTTCGAGTCAGAGCAAGTCGCACACGAGGTACGACCTACGGAACGCGACCGTATATGTGTTGCAGGATGGTTTCGCCACCGATCATGTTAG
- a CDS encoding predicted protein has protein sequence MMVTTSPGANASSRAKKSLRTTIMRSKRTRKYNSSLQLVNERTERIRFRVIEMMTFFFIAIVFLASASNSFVFDRTIQSRGVLKLKLAAKQQKGSNARGFGRASNSPSTASKLVGKDPASSPPSTPESTLSEPFLQSVEKGGSSRTPSMDDVPPEERTKKILREKYGLKSLEEQQLDAKQLEMLQERRKKMTEWKKQIELDEDLDIMAMIPGPILIAVDRFLKVGLALSSLLFVGAGLGITVEAWSKTSGEPLPENIDNFIVNVVEPNFTTGLLVLLGFSISLGAFAAAQLSSQGAQYKED, from the coding sequence ATGATGGTGACAACGTCGCCAGGCGCCAACGCATCAAGTCGAGCCAAAAAATCATTACGTACCACCATAATGCGAAGTAAACGAACACGCAAGTACAATTCATCCCTTCAACTCGTAAATGAAAGGACAGAGCGAATCCGATTTCGTGTAATTGAAATGAtgactttcttctttatcgCCATCgtctttttggcttcggccAGTAATTCATTTGTCTTCGACAGAACCATACAGTCTCGTGGTGTGTTGAAGCTCAAACTCGCTGCCAAGCAACAGAAGGGGAGCAATGCCCGAGGGTTTGGAAGAGCATCAAACAGTCCGAGCACAGCGTCGAAACTTGTGGGAAAAGATCCTGCTTCTTCCCCGCCCAGCACACCAGAATCTACGCTGTCGGAACCATTCTTGCAGTCGGTAGAGAAGGGAGGGTCCAGCCGTACACCTAGTATGGACGACGTACCACCAGAAGAGCGCACTAAGAAAATTCTTCGCGAAAAATACGGTCTCAAGTCCTTAGAAGAGCAACAGCTTGATGCAAAGCAGTTAGAAATGTTACAAGAGCGCCGGAAAAAGATGACTgaatggaagaagcaaatTGAATTagacgaagatttggacaTAATGGCAATGATACCCGGGCCTATTCTGATTGCTGTTGATCGATTCCTTAAAGTTGGTCTGGCACTTTCAAGTCTTCTCTTTGTTGGGGCTGGATTAGGAATTACCGTAGAAGCTTGGAGCAAAACGAGTGGAGAGCCTCTACCAGAAAACATTGACAATTTTATCGTGAATGTTGTGGAACCGAACTTTACTACAGGCTTGCTAGTACTTCTAGGATTTTCTATATCTTTGGGGGCATTTGCGGCGGCTCAGCTCAGTTCACAAGGGGCGCAGTACAAAGAAGACTAG
- a CDS encoding predicted protein has translation MSMLSLLHASAIWSVDGRVPQNLRVRKPALEGIPMVIDTKSLNDSVPAGTDDHNDCTRRALAQLGKINADLEDTYGGFQLKYWIIFGASLLFLVCCCTGCVFWRCRRRRGKETNAVKQNSGKSDGDGEKSSTMVTRNNSGHTSTTQDTPDTDRPNAWANAHSNHSMSVIY, from the coding sequence ATGTCCATGTTGTCCCTGCTACATGCCTCAGCTATCTGGTCCGTTGACGGTCGGGTACCCCAGAATCTGCGAGTGCGCAAACCTGCTCTAGAAGGAATACCTATGGTAATCGATACCAAATCCTTAAACGACAGTGTACCTGCTGGCACAGACGACCACAATGACTGCACTCGCCGAGCCTTGGCCCAACTCGGCAAGATTAATGCTGATTTAGAGGACACCTATGGCGGCTTCCAGCTCAAATACTGGATTATTTTTGGGGCCTCTCTCCTCTTTTTGGTATGCTGCTGTACTGGCTGCGTTTTTTGGCGTTGCCGCCGACGtcgtggaaaagaaacgaatgCGGTCAAGCAGAATAGTGGCAAGTCAGACGGTGATGGTGAAAAGAGTAGCACCATGGTTACTAGAAACAATTCAGGTCACACGTCCACTACCCAAGATACTCCGGATACGGACCGCCCCAATGCCTGGGCTAATGCCCATAGCAACCATAGTATGAGCGTCATCTACTAA
- a CDS encoding predicted protein → MFCCRYVPFTVDERSKSPTQKTLLRPVKLGHSLQPSFSCCLKMRLSTSHRARQSALFVGGTKLPLDPSRGLGNDGSSPWTTSGSSATALCMSAHTSWPMARILPSTTATAMLTSASPGVGFLKLLLAFVSGGLFFSTAIAAVTACYAIGLDNVKRVWDIVKLVLRSVWISFTLALSAAKIALRQDGSWKWKEAWQVLKARLAETRQKAAEGVQAIRQEASLYAAAVGAPGLIVLQYVVDRLFPLSLAAAMEESLQDTLQTVKNRNVKKLTLVSFGIGKKTPKLEAARVYDLGDKGMAFDCDMEWNSQVSAVINLYTAGGLARLPVEIKNIRFDGVVRVILAPLTKAPPGFGAILVSLPSVPKIGLDVRIAGGDITRIPWLRSELMNAIQKGIADELLWPRRIVIPSTLPTATKPKPLLSKAELDLLVSTDPLLRAEKALQERPILRDQMEDAQSDVKALRKLTKIFFNPKEDANGTGHTTENPAGIAEGSELGDKTGNAPHVTPIDLRKHMATIQNGVLLGPIFQSFQQR, encoded by the coding sequence ATGTTTTGCTGCCGCTACGttccattcacagtcgatgAAAGATCAAAATCGCCAACACAAAAAACCCTCCTCCGACCCGTCAAGCTTGGACATTCATTGCAGCCGAGCTTTTCCTGCTGCCTGAAGATGAGATTATCCACATCTCACCGGGCTCGTCAATCTGCTCTTTTTGTCGGAGGGACAAAGCTACCTCTAGATCCTTCTCGCGGCTTAGGTAATGACGGCTCGTCTCCTTGGACTACCAGCGGTTCTTCGGCAACGGCACTTTGCATGTCGGCACACACATCTTGGCCGATGGCGCGTATCCTTCCATCCACGACTGCCACTGCCATGCTGACATCCGCATCGCCCGGGGTAGGATTTTTGAAGCTGCTACTTGCCTTTGTGTCGGGGGGACTCTTCTTTTCGACGGCCATTGCGGCCGTTACGGCCTGCTACGCCATTGGCTTGGACAACGTCAAGCGCGTCTGGGACATTGTCAAGCTCGTCCTACGGTCGGTTTGGATCAGTTTTACACTGGCTCTGTCGGCAGCCAAAATAGCGTTGCGTCAAGACGGATCCTGGAAGTGGAAAGAAGCCTGGCAGGTACTCAAGGCCCGCTTAGCAGAGACTAGGCAAAAGGCGGCGGAAGGAGTACAAGCGATTCGCCAGGAAGCGAGCTTGTATGCTGCTGCCGTGGGAGCTCCCGGACTAATTGTACTGCAATATGTAGTGGATCGGTTGTTTCCGCTTAGTCTTGCAGCCGCAATGGAAGAGTCACTGCAGGACACTTTGCAGACAGTCAAGAATCGGAACGTCAAAAAGCTAACACTCGTGAGTTTCGGAATTGGCAAGAAAACACCCAAACTGGAAGCCGCGCGTGTCTATGACTTGGGAGACAAGGGTATGGCTTTTGATTGTGATATGGAATGGAATAGTCAAGTGAGTGCGGTTATTAACCTGTATACCGCTGGAGGTCTCGCAAGACTACCGGTGGAAATCAAAAACATTCGCTTCGACGGAGTTGTTCGGGTGATCTTGGCTCCGTTGACCAAAGCACCGCCCGGATTTGGTGCCATCTTGGTGTCCCTACCGTCGGTGCCTAAAATTGGTCTAGATGTTCGGATAGCCGGTGGTGATATCACGCGCATTCCGTGGCTCCGGTCGGAACTTATGAACGCAATTCAAAAGGGCATTGCTGACGAACTTCTCTGGCCGCGACGTATAGTCATCCCCTCCACGCTACCCACAGCAACTAAGCCGAAGCCTTTACTATCCAAAGCGGAATTAGATCTGCTTGTTTCAACGGATCCGTTGTTGCGTGCCGAAAAAGCGTTGCAGGAGCGGCCCATCCTTCGTGACCAGATGGAAGATGCACAGTCTGACGTCAAGGCTCTGCGCAAACTAACCAAGATATTCTTTAATCCGAAAGAAGACGCAAATGGCACGGGACACACTACAGAGAACCCTGCAGGAATAGCGGAAGGGTCTGAATTGGGTGACAAAACAGGAAATGCTCCCCACGTAACTCCCATTGATTTGCGCAAGCACATGGCGACCATTCAGAATGGTGTCTTGTTGGGGCCAATCTTTCAAagttttcaacaaagatGA
- a CDS encoding predicted protein, translating into MTVPLAFHHHVAVVGGGITGACAASTFASRNIKVDVFDQGRSGPGGRASHRVTEEAKLEWDHGCQFFRADTERFRQKVEGWIEGGMCQEWFGKFGQDSSSADFFGLPGKPPFFVGMKGLIDSLLNEEGIHVYSDQRVSSLEREGKVWKLLGVHGEAAFHDTSVEAKPQPIGSTNGYDAVVLTDVSSSFDSWHRASAGVPAAFAARVRERAGSRVPLFSAMVAFEQPSQIPFDATAFDQNESIWFAAKTNSKPGMGALEQECWTIISTPEYAMRQISEIQMQDKETGAFQPQTREYLTSVPGPDLERSFRSSLKSQWKVDLPKVSFLSAQRWGSALPAHRLVNTSSDTRQIIAGVAYDSKRGCLAPTEAEAGTQSFLADDGLMLFQAGDMVSSYSPGFEGAAISGMDAAEHIFGVYISSIIAGTTPANLSFEEEYFANKFFLRALFHSNRPAMLLNHSRSMKDSASQMKISFRSCWGIHDKCIDTHLNNDSCSGAQSLSVAGRILSSTGHCLHGAEGIKNMQRN; encoded by the exons ATGACTGTTCCGTTGGCCTTCCATCATCACGTTGCAGTAGTAGGTGGCGGAATCACCGGAGCATGCGCGGCATCCACTTTTGCCAGTCGGAATATTAAAGTCGACGTGTTCGACCAAGGTCGCAGTGGCCCAGGCGGTCGCGCCAGTCACCGTGTcacggaagaagcaaaatTGGAATGGGACCACGGCTGTCAGTTCTTCCGGGCCGATACAGAACGATTCCGACAAAAAGTCGAGGGATGGATTGAAGGGGGCATGTGCCAAGAATGGTTCGGAAAATTCGGGCAAGATTCCAGCTCGGCAGACTTTTTTGGTCTCCCCGGCAAGCCGCCGTTTTTTGTTGGTATGAAGGGTCTAATCGATTCTTTACTCAATGAAGAAGGAATTCATGTGTATAGCGATCAGCGTGTAAGTAGCTTAgaaagagaaggaaaggTATGGAAACTGCTTGGAGTGCACGGTGAAGCTGCGTTTCATGACACTTCCGTGGAAGCGAAACCACAGCCAATTGGCTCAACAAACGGCTACGATGCTGTAGTTTTGACCGATGTCAGCTCATCTTTTGATTCTTGGCACCGTGCGTCAGCCGGTGTACCCGCTGCCTTTGCGGCTCGAGTGAGAGAACGTGCAGGATCTCGCGTTCCCCTTTTTTCCGCCATGGTGGCTTTCGAACAGCCCTCTCAAATCCCTTTCGATGCAACTGCTTTTGACCAGAACGAGTCGATCTGGTTTGCAGCTAAGACAAACAGCAAGCCAGGAATGGGAGCACTTGAGCAGGAATGCTGGACGATTATTTCTACTCCCGAGTATGCCATGCGCCAAATTTCGGAGATTCAAATGCAAGACAAAGAAACAGGAGCATTTCAACCGCAAACACGGGAATATCTGACGTCTGTACCTGGTCCTGATTTAGAAAGATCTTTTCGTAGCTCACTTAAATCACAATGGAAGGTTGATCTACCCAAGGTTAGCTTTTTGAGTGCTCAACGATGGGGTTCGGCACTGCCGGCGCATCGTCTTGTGAACACTTCTTCCGACACAAGACAAATCATTGCCGGAGTAGCTTACGACTCAAAACGAGGCTGCCTCGCGCCAACTGAGGCAGAAGCTGGTACACAATCTTTCTTGGCTGATGATGGCTTGATGCTCTTTCAAGCTGGCGATATGGTGTCTTCCTACTCACCAGGATTTGAAGGGGCAGCAATCTCTGGTATGGATGCTGCAGAACATATAT TTGGGGTCTATATTTCTTCGATCATCGCTGGCACAACTCCTGCGAATCTCTCCTTCGAGGAAGAATATTTCGCAAACAAATTTTTTTTGAGAGCACTATTTCACTCGAATCGCCCCGCAATGCTACTTAATCATAGTCGATCCATGAAGGACTCTGCATCGCAAATGAAGATATCTTTTCGATCATGCTGGGGAATACATGACAAGTGTATTGACACACACCTGAACAATGATAGCTGTTCCGGTGCTCAATCTTTGTCCGTCGCTGGCCGTATCCTCTCCTCTACGGGCCATTGCTTGCATGGAGCTGAAGGCATCAAAAACATGCAGAGAAACTAA
- a CDS encoding predicted protein, with translation MKKPTKQPRWNYGQSRVIYTDANASSQPSFPKAASRNTSLVRQDPKCQWQKDLSKSATSVRLVRHVREHCHRPNRQDDDSFDRSRYLRPNCSGGDEIPVMDTDDVRHEHACLILELHHAVLLCQQRNQEIIDVPELSNSTTRDARDTIDQKADSVSQSWQLLRQFYRSRSNSQSLTQEDRTETLEFLLDCMDRYRDSSYPSNTSTPEVCLFVLEQLTRATLSAYDERSVYLSGDLVDTIFLAAHTRARRNLLILVRWYHSATSDLRPRIRYLLQHVSSFHWQNSVEIVEFTKLSIASLEVDTTTNNQLHAVNLPFKLREQHEGTSNYDQQLFYWRCLSCSSNGIALLWKKRETSQVLRLLEDTAVSKNPEFAVMAAATLSALASLGPDVTTSPDFIADALIRILIDADWDAKLESVSGLRLCFRDKRVECVILTEKHCSKLERIIANLTKIVLLVPEQKQRPNHQIQRDAATILLDMMAWLTTRPHQICEGIPCSDLVKVCQALLGDDSREIVKQTVSMIAFILGDDPKKILTDSPTILTSLATTSIRWSTVSDLTISIMDIFQDLSSADGEIQSLLVRQPRVLESLVILTNSQTNTGGRQAAISLVLAISSNPCHRRCLAKQVGLLSGLIRYVRWLDESSLIQAESSHEREGLKECIRLIANVL, from the coding sequence ATGAAAAAGCCTACGAAACAACCACGGTGGAACTATGGACAATCCCGTGTCATCTATACTGATGCAAATGCTTCAAGTCAGCCTTCTTTTCCGAAGGCTGCGTCCAGAAACACTAGCTTGGTTCGTCAAGATCCCAAGTGCCAATGGCAAAAAGACCTTTCCAAATCCGCAACATCGGTACGATTGGTTCGACACGTAAGAGAACATTGTCACCGCCCGAATCGACAGGACGACGATAGCTTCGACCGCAGCAGATATCTCCGACCCAACTGCTCCGGCGGCGACGAAATTCCCGTTATGGATACAGACGATGTCCGACATGAACACGCGTGTTTGATATTGGAACTGCACCACGCCGTTCTCCTTTGTCAACAAAGAAACCAGGAGATAATTGATGTACCGGAACTCTCAAATTCTACTACGCGCGACGCTCGTGACACCATAGATCAAAAGGCGGACAGTGTTTcgcagtcctggcaactgTTAAGGCAGTTTTATCGGTCACGCTCCAACTCTCAATCATTGACGCAGGAAGACCGTACAGAAACGCTCGAATTTTTGCTGGACTGTATGGATAGGTATAGAGACAGTTCATATCCCTCAAATACTTCGACACCGGAAGTGTGCTTATTCGTGCTGGAACAATTGACAAGGGCAACACTGTCAGCCTACGATGAAAGGAGTGTTTATTTGAGTGGGGATCTCGTTGACACCATCTTTCTTGCTGCTCATACCCGAGCTCGTCGGAATCTGCTCATTCTTGTCCGTTGGTACCATTCAGCCACCAGCGATTTGCGTCCTAGAATTCGGTACCTTTTACAGCAcgtttcttctttccattgGCAGAATTCTGTCGAAATCGTTGAATTCACCAAGCTTTCCATTGCCAGTTTAGAAGTTGATACGACGACAAACAATCAACTTCATGCCGTTAACCTGCCCTTCAAACTCCGAGAACAACACGAAGGCACTAGCAACTACGATCAACAGCTATTTTATTGGAGGTGTCTTTCGTGCTCATCGAACGGCATCGCACTTCTCTGGAAAAAGCGAGAAACATCACAGGTGTTGCGGCTTCTAGAAGATACTGCTGTGTCTAAGAATCCCGAGTTTGCTGTTATGGCTGCTGCGACTTTGTCTGCCCTAGCTTCCTTAGGCCCGGATGTCACGACCTCCCCAGACTTTATTGCAGATGCTCTGATACGGATTCTAATAGACGCTGACTGGGATGCCAAGCTGGAGAGTGTTTCTGGGCTGCGATTGTGTTTCCGAGACAAACGCGTAGAGTGTGTTATATTGACTGAAAAGCATTGCTCAAAGCTAGAGCGAATAATTGCCAACTTAACGAAGATTGTACTTTTGGTGCCTGAACAAAAGCAGAGGCCCAATCATCAAATTCAGCGAGACGCCGCCACTATATTACTGGACATGATGGCATGGTTGACCACGAGACCGCATCAGATCTGTGAAGGTATCCCCTGTTCGGATTTGGTAAAAGTTTGTCAAGCTCTCTTGGGTGATGATAGTAGAGAGATTGTGAAGCAGACCGTTAGTATGATTGCATTTATACTTGGCGACGACCCCAAAAAGATTCTTACAGATTCCCCGACAATCCTgacttcgttggcaacgACAAGTATAAGGTGGTCCACAGTATCCGATCTGACTATCTCGATCATGGACATCTTTCAGGATTTGTCATCGGCAGACGGAGAGATCCAATCCCTTCTGGTACGGCAACCGCGAGTGCTCGAATCTCTCGTCATATTGACTAATTCTCAAACAAATACGGGAGGCCGACAAGCTGCAATCTCGTTGGTCTTGGCAATATCTAGCAATCCTTGCCATCGTCGCTGTTTGGCAAAACAGGTGGGCCTGCTGTCTGGCTTGATTCGCTATGTCCGGTGGCTGGATGAGTCTTCTTTGATCCAGGCAGAAAGTTCACACGAGCGAGAAGGACTTAAGGAATGCATTCGGCTCATCGCAAACGTACTCTAA
- a CDS encoding predicted protein produces the protein MSYKKTASADRDALFGGVPAATEGGRDKKKTTNRTARLSSSTTETARPKPTAVPTNQGYRPQRGTAGGTGKKSQPSLSAETQAQKRAEAEDYKAKANKCMQRSFFGKPDPVAASTFFKRAADCYQILQETRLEQLYRVESAECNRIVQAWASCASDYTRAAELMLELIDTTDNGTDASQKRRDASKFHKQAAGAWTEMGEKSKAAASQVQAAIALNFGEESTVLSKQALQGMEEAIEAHVPDVLNPYGRYRQTGVSAFLDPENADETVEQASAETLQLASSHMVTRSYAHEPLNQLVAVLVNAGEYASALYAAGAVTAILEKDGISTLSLSRAYAVETVLTLALGDPVMAEQSFLSRHVQSTPYLASRECKLAEDLFRAVKTRDLDALEEARAVTGSNRAALANLDPAVRELVPLLRLTGVARKNVASNAIPVASTSANSRRGGKNEPDRLQKNEIPEATTEPATLQELSKMKTGYEKEVAEGAHLDGNALANELDDLDFGALDSDHEDDGDGLGGVGDDSDLEDDDDVDLR, from the coding sequence ATGAGCTATAAAAAGACAGCTTCGGCAGATCGGGATGCCTTGTTTGGTGGAGTGCCAGCCGCAACGGAAGGAGGGCGcgacaagaagaaaaccaCGAATCGTACCGCGCGTCTTTCCTCGTCGACTACCGAGACTGCACGGCCAAAACCTACCGCTGTTCCAACCAATCAAGGTTATAGACCCCAGCGCGGCACCGCCGGAGGGACTGGGAAAAAGTCGCAGCCCTCGCTGTCGGCGGAAACGCAGGCACAAAAACGAGCGGAAGCGGAGGACTACAAAGCAAAGGCCAACAAGTGCATGCAGCGTTCGTTTTTCGGCAAACCCGATCCGGTCGCCGCCAGCACCTTCTTCAAACGCGCGGCGGATTGTTACCAAATCTTACAGGAAACGCGGTTGGAGCAATTGTACCGCGTCGAATCGGCTGAGTGCAATCGTATCGTGCAGGCCTGGGCTTCGTGTGCTTCGGATTACACGCGGGCTGCCGAGCTCATGCTCGAACTCATCGACACCACCGACAACGGTACGGATGCTTCCCAAAAACGCCGAGATGCGTCCAAATTTCACAAGCAAGCTGCTGGGGCCTGGACAGAAATGGGCGAGAAATCCAAAGCTGCCGCTTCGCAAGTCCAAGCCGCCATTGCTTTGAATTTCGGAGAAGAGTCCACGGTTTTGTCCAAACAAGCTCTCCAGGGTATGGAGGAAGCAATTGAAGCGCACGTACCCGACGTTTTGAACCCGTACGGACGGTACCGCCAAACCGGCGTTTCTGCATTTCTGGATCCGGAGAATGCGGACGAAACCGTTGAACAGGCCAGTGCAGAAACCTTACAATTGGCCTCGTCACACATGGTGACCCGCTCGTACGCCCACGAACCGTTGAACCAGCTCGTAGCCGTACTCGTCAATGCCGGTGAGTACGCTTCGGCCCTGTACGCGGCTGGTGCCGTGACAGcgattttggaaaaggatggCATTAGCACGTTGAGTTTGAGTCGTGCGTACGCCGTCGAAACAGTCTTGACACTAGCCTTGGGCGATCCCGTCATGGCGGAACAATCCTTCTTGTCCCGTCACGTTCAGTCCACGCCGTACTTGGCCTCACGTGAATGCAAGCTGGCCGAAGACTTGTTCCGGGCCGTCAAAACACGCGATCTGGATGCCTTGGAGGAGGCCCGCGCGGTTACCGGTAGCAATCGGGCCGCCCTGGCCAATCTGGATCCGGCCGTTAGGGAATTGGTGCCCCTTCTGCGCTTGACCGGTGTCGCGCGAAAGAATGTGGCTAGCAATGCCATCCCCGTGGCATCGACCTCTGCGAACAGCCGGCGTGGCGGGAAGAATGAACCGGATCGGTTGCAGAAAAATGAGATACCGGAGGCGACGACGGAACCGGCAACCTTACAAGAACTGAGTAAAATGAAGACTGGATACGAAAAGGAGGTCGCCGAAGGAGCACATTTGGATGGGAATGCGTTGGCTAACGAATTGGATGATTTGGATTTTGGTGCTTTGGATAGTGATCACGAGGATGACGGTGATGGCTTGGGAGGGGTGGGCGATGATTCCGACTTggaggatgacgatgacgtTGACTTGCGATAG
- a CDS encoding predicted protein produces MKLPGSLSPLALGSIAFVTVLSTVRGFTPTVRLSLASTPFVRSTRTRPPTSLGVSNPLRTERTQPVVSANTVSTLPETKPSSPSSVFGRPLDESTKQRNRQLVHQLKSVLFDQVYRGDTMDRAFARFYALETIARMPYFSYLSVLHLWETLGMWRRAEYLQVHFAESWNELHHLLIMEELGGNGRWGDRFVAQHIAFFYYWIVVTLYAVNPTMAYNLNQAVEEEAYETYDGFLQTHAEYLQSQPAPQAAIRYYTGDDLYLFHAMHWDTRQPKEPESPVEQRRPTCETLYDTIRNIRDDELEHVKTMACLQDESV; encoded by the coding sequence ATGAAGTTACCTGGCTCTCTCTCACCATTGGCACTCGGGTCGATTGCGTTCGTGACTGTCCTCTCGACGGTACGAGGGTTTACTCCCACGGTAAGGCTGTCTCTCGCATCGACCCCGTTCGTTCGCTCCACGCGTACACGTCCCCCCACGTCACTCGGTGTATCCAATCCGTTGCGAACGGAACGCACGCAACCGGTGGTTTCCGCCAACACAGTCTCGACTTTGCCCGAAACCAAGCCCTCTTCCCCCTCCAGTGTATTCGGACGACCCTTGGACGAGTCCACCAAGCAGCGCAATCGTCAACTGGTGCATCAGCTCAAGAGTGTCTTGTTCGATCAAGTTTACCGCGGCGACACCATGGACCGCGCCTTTGCCCGCTTTTACGCGCTCGAAACCATCGCCCGCATGCCCTACTTTTCCTACCTCAGCGTGTTGCATCTCTGGGAAACACTGGGCATGTGGCGACGGGCCGAGTATCTCCAGGTACACTTTGCCGAATCCTGGAACGAACTGCACCACTTGCTCATTATGGAAGAATTGGGCGGCAACGGACGTTGGGGCGATCGATTCGTCGCTCAGCATATTGCCTTTTTTTACTACTGGATCGTCGTCACCCTGTACGCGGtcaatcccaccatggcGTACAATCTGAATCAAgctgtcgaagaagaagctTACGAGACCTACGATGGGTTCCTGCAAACTCACGCAGAGTATTTGCAGTCGCAACCGGCACCACAAGCGGCGATAAGGTACTACACCGGTGACGACTTGTACCTGTTTCACGCTATGCACTGGGATACGCGACAGCCAAAGGAACCGGAATCGCCAGTGGAGCAGCGACGGCCCACTTGTGAGACACTGTACGATACAATCCGCAACATTCGGGACGACGAGCTGGAACACGTCAAGACCATGGCTTGCCTGCAAGACGAGAGTGTCTAG